The Flavobacteriales bacterium genome has a window encoding:
- the asnB gene encoding asparagine synthase (glutamine-hydrolyzing), with protein sequence MCGITGIVATTANGRSALAHCRQATDRLNHRGPDHQEVCNLDVAALGHCRLSVLDPTAGAHQPMTDTQDRYVIVYNGECYNFKSLREELTAKGHAFRTDSDTEVILNLYIEYGEAFVEKVNGFFALAIFDKHDHTLFLARDRMGIKPLYIFSSPDFFCFASEAKAILAYPVPRTIDTDSLHLYLHLNYIPGAFSMIKGLEQLPPGHSGILKKGQWQTRCWYTIPEANVYDGQDQIKRFREAMEASVRSRLVSDVPLGAFLSGGMDSAIISALAAKETKNLQTFTIGFKDHPEIDESREAELTAKHIGSDHTTFHIQEDDLQDSARHLLTTMDDPFADSSAIAVHVLSRFVRTRVTVALSGDGSDEMLGGYRKHKAEWLARHNRWPRPALPILDNLSRRLPHDRTSRIGDLNRKWLKYLEGLQLSPKERYWRWCGFTSGDMTDKLCLLKSTNMVSERISGITLGIDGRSSDLEDILLADMRTVLPNDMLTKTDRMSMACGLEVRVPFLDHHVVKIARELPFHLKYRKERQKWILGTAFADLLPAEIFDRPKKGFEVPIRQWLNTSLKEDVDRVLSHDFLQAQGIFQYEEVTHLLNQSRSTHHAGDAPARIWGLLVFQHWWEKTFN encoded by the coding sequence ATGTGTGGTATCACTGGCATCGTAGCCACCACCGCCAACGGAAGATCCGCGCTTGCTCACTGCCGGCAGGCAACTGACAGGCTGAATCACAGAGGCCCGGACCACCAGGAGGTTTGCAACCTGGATGTTGCGGCATTGGGACATTGCCGACTTTCGGTACTGGACCCCACTGCTGGAGCGCATCAACCGATGACCGATACGCAAGACCGTTACGTCATCGTTTATAATGGCGAGTGCTACAACTTCAAATCCCTTCGCGAAGAACTCACAGCCAAAGGCCATGCATTCAGAACCGATTCCGATACGGAAGTCATTCTGAATCTCTACATCGAATATGGCGAAGCCTTCGTTGAAAAGGTGAATGGCTTCTTTGCCCTGGCCATATTCGACAAACATGACCACACCCTTTTCCTGGCCAGGGACCGGATGGGCATCAAACCGCTTTACATTTTTTCCTCACCGGACTTCTTTTGTTTCGCCTCCGAGGCCAAAGCCATCCTGGCATATCCGGTTCCCAGGACAATTGACACAGACTCGCTGCACCTTTATCTGCACCTGAACTATATACCGGGCGCTTTCTCCATGATCAAAGGATTGGAACAATTACCACCAGGGCATAGTGGTATACTCAAAAAAGGCCAGTGGCAAACCCGTTGCTGGTACACCATTCCGGAAGCAAACGTTTACGATGGCCAGGATCAGATCAAGCGGTTCAGAGAGGCCATGGAGGCTTCCGTCAGATCAAGATTGGTCTCCGATGTCCCTTTGGGTGCATTCCTGAGCGGAGGCATGGACTCTGCCATTATCAGCGCCCTCGCGGCAAAAGAGACAAAAAACCTGCAAACATTTACCATTGGGTTTAAGGATCATCCGGAAATTGACGAGAGCCGGGAGGCGGAACTCACCGCCAAACATATCGGCAGCGACCACACCACCTTTCACATCCAAGAAGATGATCTGCAGGATAGTGCACGTCACCTGCTTACAACTATGGATGATCCGTTCGCCGACTCGTCCGCCATTGCCGTACACGTCCTCTCCCGATTTGTTCGCACCCGCGTTACGGTGGCGCTTTCCGGTGATGGCAGCGATGAGATGCTTGGAGGCTATCGCAAACACAAGGCCGAATGGCTTGCGAGACATAACCGTTGGCCCAGACCGGCCCTGCCAATCCTGGATAACCTGAGCAGACGACTCCCTCATGACAGAACTTCCCGCATCGGCGACCTGAACAGAAAATGGCTCAAGTACCTCGAAGGTCTTCAACTTTCCCCAAAAGAACGCTATTGGAGGTGGTGTGGGTTCACCAGCGGGGATATGACCGATAAACTGTGCCTGCTGAAATCAACCAACATGGTTTCAGAAAGAATATCCGGGATCACACTTGGCATAGATGGCCGCAGCTCCGATCTGGAAGACATCCTGCTGGCCGATATGCGCACCGTCCTCCCCAATGATATGCTTACCAAAACGGACCGCATGTCCATGGCTTGCGGACTGGAAGTGCGTGTTCCCTTCCTCGATCATCATGTGGTCAAAATCGCGCGGGAATTGCCATTCCATCTTAAATATCGCAAAGAAAGACAAAAGTGGATTCTTGGAACAGCCTTCGCAGACCTCTTGCCTGCGGAGATATTTGATCGCCCGAAAAAGGGTTTTGAAGTTCCAATCCGGCAATGGTTGAACACTTCCCTGAAAGAAGATGTGGACAGGGTGCTGAGCCACGACTTCCTGCAAGCACAAGGTATTTTCCAATACGAAGAAGTCACCCACTTATTGAACCAATCCCGGTCCACCCACCATGCCGGAGATGCCCCCGCCAGGATCTGGGGACTGCTGGTGTTTCAACATTGGTGGGAAAAAACGTTTAATTAA
- the lpdA gene encoding dihydrolipoyl dehydrogenase: MNYDMIVIGSGPGGYVAAIRASQLGMKVGVVERSELGGICLNWGCIPTKALLKSAQVFEYINHAADYGINVKGADADFGAVVKRSRGVADGMSKGIQFLFKKNKIDHIQGTGQLKPGKKVAVKDAEGKVTEYSANHIIIAVGARSRELPNLKQDGKKVIGYREAMNLPKQPKSMIVVGSGAIGSEFAYFYQAMGTEVTLVEYLPNILPLEDEEVSKQVARSFKKMGMNVMTDSSVESVDTKGTGCKVVIKTKKGEEKMDCDIVLSAVGISANLENLGLEETGIATDKGKILVNDYYQTNIPGIYAIGDCVGGQALAHVASAEGILCVEKIAGHHVEPIDYNNIPGCTYCQPEVASVGYTEKAAKEAGFDIKVGKFPYSASGKASAGGNKDGFVKVIFDAKYGEWLGAHMVGANVTEMIAEVVTARKLEATGHEIIKAVHPHPTMSEAVMEAVAAAYDEVIHL; encoded by the coding sequence ATGAATTATGATATGATAGTAATCGGAAGTGGCCCGGGAGGATATGTAGCGGCCATCCGTGCGTCCCAACTGGGCATGAAAGTAGGTGTGGTTGAACGATCCGAACTGGGCGGTATTTGCCTGAACTGGGGATGCATCCCGACCAAGGCACTCCTCAAAAGTGCCCAGGTATTTGAATATATCAACCACGCAGCCGACTACGGTATCAACGTAAAGGGTGCCGATGCTGATTTCGGTGCGGTGGTAAAGCGTAGCCGCGGCGTAGCCGATGGTATGAGCAAAGGCATCCAGTTTCTCTTTAAGAAAAATAAGATAGATCATATTCAGGGCACCGGTCAACTTAAGCCCGGAAAGAAAGTTGCTGTTAAGGACGCCGAAGGCAAGGTCACGGAATATTCTGCCAACCATATCATTATTGCTGTTGGCGCCCGCTCACGTGAACTCCCGAACCTTAAACAGGATGGCAAAAAGGTCATCGGATACCGTGAGGCCATGAATCTTCCCAAGCAACCGAAATCCATGATCGTTGTGGGTTCCGGTGCGATAGGTTCTGAGTTCGCCTATTTCTATCAGGCTATGGGCACAGAAGTGACATTGGTGGAATACCTGCCAAACATCCTCCCTCTTGAAGATGAAGAAGTATCAAAACAGGTGGCACGCTCTTTCAAAAAAATGGGCATGAATGTCATGACCGATTCTTCCGTTGAATCCGTCGACACCAAAGGCACCGGATGCAAAGTGGTGATCAAGACAAAAAAGGGAGAAGAAAAAATGGATTGCGACATCGTCCTTTCTGCAGTTGGAATCTCAGCAAATCTGGAAAACCTGGGACTGGAAGAAACCGGCATAGCCACCGATAAAGGCAAGATCCTGGTGAATGATTATTATCAAACCAACATCCCCGGCATCTATGCCATTGGTGATTGCGTAGGAGGCCAGGCGTTGGCGCACGTAGCCTCCGCAGAAGGAATTCTTTGTGTGGAAAAGATCGCCGGACATCATGTTGAACCGATCGATTACAATAATATTCCGGGATGCACATACTGTCAACCTGAGGTAGCATCCGTAGGCTATACAGAGAAAGCAGCGAAAGAAGCAGGATTCGATATCAAGGTTGGGAAGTTCCCGTATTCCGCATCAGGTAAAGCCAGTGCTGGCGGCAACAAAGATGGTTTTGTTAAGGTGATCTTTGACGCCAAGTACGGCGAATGGCTGGGTGCTCACATGGTTGGTGCAAACGTGACGGAAATGATCGCCGAAGTGGTTACAGCCCGCAAACTTGAAGCGACCGGACATGAGATCATCAAGGCGGTTCACCCCCACCCCACCATGTCTGAAGCCGTGATGGAAGCTGTGGCCGCAGCGTACGACGAGGTCATTCATCTGTAA
- a CDS encoding RidA family protein, with product MKQVINTKHAPAPIGPYNQAIRTGNMVFISGQIALNPETGKLETGNVNDETKRVMENLKAILSEAGLTFDHVIKTSIFLSDMGLFAQVNEIYGSYFTSDFPARETVAVAGLPKGVNVEISVIAAV from the coding sequence ATGAAACAAGTGATCAATACCAAACACGCGCCGGCCCCGATAGGCCCTTACAACCAGGCAATCCGTACAGGAAACATGGTTTTTATATCCGGACAGATTGCATTGAACCCTGAAACCGGGAAACTGGAAACAGGCAATGTGAACGATGAGACCAAACGCGTGATGGAAAACCTGAAAGCAATTCTTTCTGAGGCTGGACTGACCTTTGATCATGTGATAAAGACCAGCATCTTTTTGTCGGATATGGGGTTATTTGCACAGGTGAATGAAATTTATGGCTCTTATTTCACGTCCGACTTTCCCGCCAGAGAAACAGTTGCTGTTGCAGGGTTACCCAAGGGAGTGAATGTTGAAATATCGGTCATTGCGGCGGTTTAA
- a CDS encoding cytochrome c produces the protein MRKIKTFALLSLTYLFIWSCGGGGEGSKSDPNRKSTTGTSEETTEAKEVPKAGNPKGIGEIKEVKLTDPLDENMIASGKAIYEMKCSACHKLTDQKVVGPGWAGVTNRRRPEWIMNMITNVDVMLDKDPQAQKLLEECLTRMPNQGVSTGDARNVLEYMRKNDLEQTNSKDQAVKG, from the coding sequence ATGAGAAAGATCAAAACATTCGCACTACTCTCGCTCACTTACTTATTTATCTGGTCTTGCGGGGGAGGAGGAGAAGGAAGTAAATCTGACCCGAACCGTAAAAGCACGACGGGTACTTCGGAAGAAACTACAGAAGCAAAAGAAGTACCTAAAGCAGGCAATCCGAAAGGCATCGGAGAGATCAAAGAAGTCAAACTGACGGACCCATTAGATGAAAATATGATAGCCAGCGGAAAGGCCATTTATGAAATGAAATGTTCTGCATGTCACAAACTGACCGACCAAAAGGTTGTTGGACCGGGGTGGGCAGGTGTTACCAACAGACGAAGGCCAGAGTGGATCATGAACATGATCACTAATGTGGATGTTATGCTGGATAAAGATCCACAGGCACAAAAACTGCTCGAAGAGTGTTTGACCAGAATGCCAAATCAGGGAGTATCAACCGGAGATGCCAGGAACGTCCTTGAATACATGCGCAAAAATGATCTTGAACAAACCAACAGTAAAGACCAGGCCGTAAAAGGTTAA
- a CDS encoding glycosyltransferase produces MYRILRIINRFNLGGPTFNAVHLTKDLTDPFETKLIGGVKNDDEESSEFIAREAGIEPLIIPAMQRDIRLLEDWKAYRQIRKIIREYRPHIVHTHASKAGLLGRLAAIRENVPVIVHTFHGHVFHSYFNPVKTGIFKQIERYLAARSQAIIAISEVQKEELSTQHKICPAEKMRVVPLGLDLAKFSDTEPGYRDDFRKRYHIESDQIAIGIIGRLVPVKDHALFLRAMQQVNMRYPGKVKFLIIGDGALREDLSVQARELGFQTNGMNTEITPDHNLLFTSWIKNVAWANAGLDLVVLTSLNEGTPVSLIEAQAAGNPVVSTDAGGVTNVVRDGVSGFISPREESAPFVEYVSDLVSDADKRREFGSAGRDFVLERFGRARLAKDIHDLYIELLSTSSEF; encoded by the coding sequence ATGTACCGCATTCTCCGCATCATTAACCGATTCAATCTGGGAGGCCCCACGTTTAATGCCGTGCATTTGACAAAGGACCTGACCGACCCGTTTGAAACAAAACTGATCGGCGGAGTAAAAAATGACGATGAAGAAAGTTCCGAGTTCATCGCACGGGAAGCAGGCATAGAGCCTCTTATCATTCCTGCGATGCAACGGGACATCCGGTTGCTGGAGGATTGGAAAGCATACCGCCAGATCCGCAAGATCATACGAGAATATCGCCCGCATATCGTCCATACACACGCATCAAAAGCGGGCCTGCTTGGCAGACTGGCCGCAATCAGGGAAAATGTTCCGGTCATCGTACACACTTTTCACGGACATGTATTCCATTCCTATTTCAATCCGGTTAAGACGGGAATCTTTAAACAGATCGAACGATACCTGGCTGCCAGAAGTCAGGCCATCATCGCCATCAGCGAAGTACAGAAAGAAGAACTTTCTACCCAACACAAAATCTGCCCTGCAGAAAAAATGCGTGTGGTGCCACTGGGACTGGATCTGGCAAAATTCTCAGACACAGAACCGGGTTACAGAGATGATTTCAGGAAACGATATCACATTGAAAGCGATCAGATCGCCATAGGGATTATAGGGAGACTTGTACCGGTGAAGGATCATGCCCTGTTTCTCCGGGCCATGCAGCAAGTCAACATGCGCTACCCCGGAAAGGTTAAATTTCTGATCATCGGAGATGGGGCATTGCGTGAAGACCTTTCCGTTCAGGCACGTGAACTGGGTTTTCAAACGAATGGCATGAACACAGAAATCACCCCCGACCATAACCTGCTCTTTACCTCCTGGATAAAAAATGTGGCATGGGCCAATGCCGGACTGGACCTGGTGGTCCTTACTTCCCTGAACGAAGGGACGCCGGTGAGTTTGATAGAAGCACAAGCTGCCGGCAACCCTGTTGTCAGCACGGATGCAGGGGGCGTAACCAATGTAGTCAGAGATGGCGTTTCAGGCTTTATCTCTCCCCGCGAAGAGTCAGCGCCCTTTGTAGAATACGTCTCAGATCTGGTGTCTGATGCTGACAAGCGGCGGGAATTTGGTTCGGCGGGTAGGGATTTTGTGCTGGAACGGTTTGGCAGAGCACGTTTGGCAAAGGACATCCATGACCTCTATATTGAATTACTGAGTACGTCATCAGAATTTTGA
- a CDS encoding polysaccharide biosynthesis tyrosine autokinase: MGEIRIPTFNEEFDLGLFLFITKRRLVWLILLLIAFLSASYAYLHFKRELFQASTVVQVKKTNEASRVLNVESIRELDNVAEEVELLRSEIFLQSVLKDLDLKVEHFTKGDVTVADQYGNASVAISVEVENENIYNTSIYIHRSEHEGYLSLLYNLHDTTRTEEISTGEWNKVGFGRIKATIKDEEQLDNVLSGNEYFIVINNADHLSAKYADKININLQSEAANTINISVTDYNRKKTAAIANAIAQKFTRYDLESTARSATNILEFIEQQIDTVYTRLQSMAKILRSFKNENKIRTLEELSTKYMERLDKLEDEKVSTELELSIVQELESVIRDTNSNKSVHDLLPLLAGTSFGGTISQMISRLNNMLVSREEALYSVNEINPGIKALEYQIEIQKGLLIKSIIAIKGKLEGKKSSLEAKIDEIEAVFNKSPTKEIELEQLERQYSTDEKFYTLLLEKKAEYQISKAGYVSKNIILAEAVVPGSPISPNRPLIIFAAIGLSLLIGIGIIITDYVTYNEITSLNEVSKYTRAAILGIVPKHKEKIPVSQLIVDKKPKSLISESFRSIRTNLQYISNEPGPKSIAVTSTISGEGKTFITINLGGILAYAGKKVIVLDLDLRKPKIHLGFSSVNDQGMSTLLIGKDTVDNCIRTSALPNLHFITAGPIPPNPSELIMDPRMDEVVNELKKKYDIILIDNPPVGIVTDGLTNIQKADYPIYILKANFSKRTFLKNVNKLMSENNIKKLSVILNGVNITQHGYGYGYGYGSEYGYGYGYGYGYYDDDSSRKNSIVKRLFSKKRRKAR; this comes from the coding sequence ATGGGTGAAATCAGAATCCCTACGTTCAACGAAGAGTTTGATCTGGGTCTCTTTTTGTTTATCACAAAAAGAAGACTGGTCTGGCTGATCCTTCTGCTGATTGCTTTCCTAAGCGCCAGTTATGCCTACCTTCATTTTAAGCGGGAGCTTTTTCAAGCTTCGACGGTGGTTCAGGTAAAGAAGACCAATGAAGCCAGCCGGGTTCTGAACGTTGAAAGTATCCGGGAATTAGACAACGTGGCTGAAGAAGTAGAACTGTTGCGTTCCGAAATCTTCCTGCAATCCGTACTGAAAGACCTGGACCTGAAAGTTGAACATTTTACCAAGGGGGATGTAACGGTGGCGGACCAGTATGGCAACGCTTCTGTCGCCATCTCAGTGGAAGTAGAGAATGAAAATATCTACAACACGTCCATTTACATTCATCGCTCAGAACACGAAGGCTACCTGTCCCTGTTGTATAATCTTCACGACACAACACGAACGGAAGAGATCAGTACTGGGGAATGGAATAAGGTGGGTTTCGGCCGGATCAAGGCAACGATCAAAGACGAGGAACAGCTGGACAATGTACTTTCCGGAAATGAATACTTCATCGTCATCAACAATGCAGACCACCTGTCGGCCAAGTATGCAGACAAGATCAACATCAACCTGCAGAGTGAAGCTGCCAATACGATCAACATTTCCGTGACGGATTACAACCGGAAAAAGACCGCTGCCATCGCCAACGCCATAGCGCAGAAGTTTACCAGGTATGATCTGGAAAGCACCGCCCGCAGCGCAACCAATATTCTTGAGTTCATCGAACAGCAGATTGACACGGTTTATACCCGGCTTCAAAGCATGGCGAAGATTCTGAGATCATTCAAGAATGAGAACAAGATCAGGACCCTGGAAGAACTTTCAACCAAGTACATGGAGCGCCTTGATAAACTTGAGGATGAGAAGGTGAGCACGGAACTGGAATTAAGCATTGTCCAGGAACTTGAATCGGTCATCAGGGATACCAACAGCAATAAAAGCGTACACGACCTTCTGCCTTTGCTTGCCGGAACTTCTTTTGGCGGAACAATCTCCCAGATGATCAGCCGGCTGAACAACATGCTCGTAAGCCGGGAGGAAGCGCTTTACTCTGTGAATGAGATCAACCCGGGCATCAAAGCATTGGAATACCAGATTGAGATTCAAAAAGGGCTGCTGATCAAAAGCATCATTGCCATCAAAGGTAAACTGGAAGGAAAAAAATCCAGCCTTGAAGCAAAGATAGACGAGATAGAAGCCGTGTTTAACAAAAGTCCGACAAAGGAAATTGAGCTGGAACAGCTGGAACGGCAATATAGCACCGACGAAAAATTCTATACCCTGCTGCTGGAAAAGAAAGCGGAGTACCAGATTTCCAAAGCCGGCTATGTCTCAAAAAATATCATTCTGGCCGAGGCGGTTGTTCCGGGCAGCCCCATCTCTCCGAATCGCCCGCTGATCATTTTTGCAGCCATCGGTTTGAGCCTTCTCATCGGTATCGGTATTATTATCACAGACTATGTCACCTACAATGAGATTACTTCCCTGAATGAAGTATCGAAATACACCCGTGCCGCCATTCTTGGAATTGTACCCAAACACAAAGAAAAAATACCGGTATCGCAATTGATTGTAGATAAAAAGCCAAAGTCGCTCATTTCCGAATCCTTCCGGTCCATACGTACCAATCTGCAATACATTTCCAATGAACCGGGCCCGAAGTCCATTGCGGTTACCTCCACCATCTCCGGTGAAGGTAAGACCTTCATCACCATCAACCTGGGTGGTATCCTCGCATACGCCGGCAAAAAGGTAATCGTTCTTGACCTGGATCTCAGGAAACCCAAGATCCATCTCGGATTTTCTTCTGTCAACGACCAGGGCATGAGCACCCTGCTGATCGGGAAAGATACAGTGGACAATTGTATCCGTACAAGCGCATTACCCAACTTGCACTTCATTACGGCAGGCCCTATTCCTCCCAACCCTTCCGAGTTGATCATGGACCCACGGATGGACGAGGTGGTAAATGAGTTGAAGAAAAAGTACGATATCATCCTTATTGACAACCCGCCCGTTGGGATTGTAACTGATGGTCTGACAAACATCCAAAAGGCCGACTATCCTATCTATATTCTGAAAGCGAATTTCTCCAAAAGAACATTCCTTAAAAATGTGAATAAGTTGATGTCTGAGAACAACATCAAGAAGCTATCAGTCATTCTGAATGGGGTCAACATCACCCAACACGGATATGGATACGGTTACGGTTACGGGTCGGAATACGGTTATGGGTACGGTTATGGCTATGGTTATTACGACGATGACTCATCACGGAAAAACAGCATAGTAAAAAGACTTTTCTCCAAAAAGAGACGCAAAGCAAGATGA
- a CDS encoding polysaccharide biosynthesis/export family protein has protein sequence MLRTPPGYQFDELPMDTVGVEYKIAPNDILDFRIYANDGFKLIDIASASNNNAQYERRNGYDYLVEFDGNVKLPILGRTHLAGMTIREAEKFLEETYATYYNKPFIVLKINNRRVTVFPGSGSNAKVIRLENENTTLLEALALAGGISSRGKAKRIKLIRGKPHDPQVFLIDLSTIDGTAEGGVILQANDIIYVQPTLRLSQTLLSEISPIVGLITSSVFIYSVFKQ, from the coding sequence ATGCTTCGGACCCCTCCGGGTTATCAGTTTGATGAACTGCCGATGGATACGGTTGGTGTGGAATACAAGATCGCCCCCAATGACATTCTGGATTTCAGGATTTATGCCAATGACGGTTTCAAACTGATTGACATTGCGTCTGCGTCCAACAATAACGCTCAATACGAAAGAAGGAACGGGTATGATTACCTGGTCGAGTTCGACGGAAATGTGAAGCTGCCCATCCTCGGACGAACCCACCTTGCGGGTATGACCATCCGTGAAGCAGAAAAGTTCCTCGAAGAAACATATGCCACGTATTACAACAAACCATTCATCGTACTAAAGATCAACAACCGCCGGGTCACCGTCTTCCCCGGCAGCGGCAGCAATGCCAAGGTCATCAGACTTGAAAACGAGAACACCACACTTCTGGAAGCACTGGCATTGGCAGGCGGCATCAGTTCACGCGGCAAGGCCAAACGCATCAAACTGATCCGTGGGAAACCGCATGACCCCCAGGTATTCCTGATAGACTTATCCACCATTGACGGCACAGCCGAAGGTGGCGTTATCCTGCAGGCAAATGATATCATTTACGTGCAACCCACATTGCGACTAAGTCAAACCCTTCTAAGCGAAATATCCCCGATTGTCGGATTGATCACAAGCTCTGTATTCATATATAGCGTATTTAAACAATAA